A region of Rhodospirillales bacterium DNA encodes the following proteins:
- a CDS encoding FAD-binding protein: MANLWTNWAGNLSCAPGRVVVPSDRAMAIDAVRAAIREGAGPIRVSGAAHSFSPIVPTEGTLVSMERLAGVLAADADARTATIAAGTRIHALGDPLRAQGLALANQGDIDQQAIAGAIGTGTHGTGPSLGSLSTMVAGVELVDGRGEVVAIDASRPDDLAAASLSVGMIGVALAVTMRLVPAYRLREQVWYEPVAPVLERLDALIAATRHFEFFWRPRTDDCECKALHPTDAAPGPVAGRDGGRVDHSARVFPSVRLTKFVESEWSVPAANGPPCFAELRTLMRTRHPGIVMPIEYRTVAADDLPISPNHGRASVAISIHDFPDGNWRGFFTDARAVFRNHGGRPHWGKWHDLTARDFRDLYPAFERFSRVRAAFDPDGVFLTPALRAMFV; encoded by the coding sequence ATGGCCAATCTCTGGACGAACTGGGCCGGCAACCTCTCCTGCGCGCCCGGCCGCGTCGTCGTGCCGTCGGACCGCGCGATGGCGATCGACGCGGTGCGCGCGGCGATCCGCGAGGGCGCCGGGCCGATCCGCGTGTCCGGCGCGGCGCACTCCTTCTCGCCGATCGTGCCGACCGAGGGCACGCTGGTGTCGATGGAGCGGCTGGCGGGCGTGCTGGCGGCGGACGCCGACGCCCGCACCGCGACCATCGCCGCCGGCACGCGCATCCACGCGCTCGGCGATCCGCTGCGGGCGCAGGGGCTGGCGCTCGCCAACCAGGGCGACATCGACCAGCAGGCGATAGCCGGCGCCATCGGCACGGGCACGCACGGGACCGGTCCGTCGCTGGGCAGCCTGTCGACCATGGTCGCCGGCGTCGAGCTGGTGGACGGGCGCGGCGAGGTCGTCGCGATCGACGCGTCGCGACCCGACGATCTGGCGGCGGCGTCGCTTTCCGTCGGCATGATCGGCGTCGCGTTGGCGGTGACGATGCGGCTGGTGCCGGCGTACCGGCTGCGTGAACAGGTCTGGTACGAACCGGTCGCGCCGGTCCTCGAGCGGCTGGACGCGTTGATCGCCGCCACGCGGCATTTCGAGTTCTTCTGGCGTCCCAGGACCGACGATTGCGAGTGCAAGGCGCTGCATCCGACGGACGCCGCGCCCGGCCCCGTGGCCGGCCGCGATGGCGGGCGCGTCGACCACAGCGCGCGCGTTTTCCCGTCGGTCCGGCTGACGAAGTTCGTCGAGAGCGAATGGTCGGTGCCGGCGGCGAACGGGCCGCCGTGCTTCGCGGAGCTGCGGACGCTGATGCGGACCCGCCATCCGGGCATCGTCATGCCGATCGAGTACCGGACCGTCGCGGCGGACGACCTGCCGATTAGCCCGAACCACGGCCGCGCCAGCGTGGCGATCTCGATCCACGACTTCCCGGACGGGAACTGGCGGGGGTTCTTCACCGACGCGCGCGCGGTGTTCCGCAACCACGGCGGCCGGCCGCATTGGGGGAAGTGGCATGACCTGACGGCGCGCGACTTCCGCGACCTGTACCCCGCGTTCGAGCGATTTTCCCGGGTGCGCGCCGCTTTCGATCCGGACGGCGTGTTCCTGACCCCGGCGCTGCGGGCGATGTTCGTCTAG
- a CDS encoding membrane integrity-associated transporter subunit PqiC: MSALLRAAAAVAFLAVGGCSALKAIDEPQDLYTLTPKTTFEEGLPTVRWQLVVEPPVSAAYLNTGRIALQMTPTSADYYARSAWTDRAPLLVQTLMVESFESTRRIVGVGRDPVTVRPNYVLQTELREFQVEYFRGRPPVAHVRIVARLVRFPDKQIVATRSFERCARAAADKVPAVVQAMDQALGTVLRRMVTWTLTVAPPQALAEGAPFVATRDVPASGEDTDRCRADGS, encoded by the coding sequence ATGAGCGCGCTGTTGCGGGCCGCCGCGGCGGTCGCGTTCCTGGCCGTCGGCGGCTGCTCGGCCCTGAAGGCGATCGACGAGCCGCAGGACCTCTACACGCTGACCCCGAAGACCACCTTCGAGGAGGGGCTACCGACCGTCCGCTGGCAGCTCGTGGTCGAACCGCCGGTGTCGGCGGCGTATCTCAACACCGGCCGCATCGCGTTGCAGATGACGCCGACCTCGGCCGACTACTACGCCCGCTCGGCGTGGACCGACCGCGCGCCCCTGCTGGTGCAGACGTTGATGGTCGAATCGTTCGAATCGACGCGGCGGATCGTCGGCGTCGGACGCGATCCGGTGACGGTGCGGCCGAACTACGTCCTGCAGACCGAGCTGCGCGAGTTCCAGGTCGAGTACTTCCGCGGCCGGCCACCGGTCGCGCACGTGCGCATCGTGGCGCGGCTGGTGCGCTTCCCCGACAAGCAGATCGTCGCCACGCGCAGCTTCGAGCGCTGCGCCCGCGCCGCCGCCGACAAGGTGCCGGCGGTGGTCCAGGCGATGGACCAGGCGCTGGGCACGGTGCTGCGGCGGATGGTGACATGGACGCTGACCGTCGCGCCGCCGCAGGCGCTGGCCGAGGGCGCGCCGTTCGTCGCGACGCGCGACGTGCCGGCGTCGGGAGAGGACACGGATCGTTGCCGCGCCGATGGAAGCTGA
- a CDS encoding gamma carbonic anhydrase family protein yields the protein MSGLVIPFNGRRPVVHASAFVAPNATLIGEVEIGPMAGIWFNVTLRGDGPGIRIGENSNIQDGAVVHVASYRRGTVVGRNVTVGHLALLHACTVEDDAFIGMNSTVLDDAVVQSGAMVAAGALVTPGKVVKSGELWAGNPARKIREITDKDRAMFRRSALHYMELAKAYTGRPNVVDGTGPAPRDEDLLTR from the coding sequence ATGTCCGGCCTGGTCATCCCGTTCAACGGCCGCCGGCCGGTCGTCCACGCCAGCGCCTTCGTCGCGCCCAACGCCACGCTGATCGGCGAGGTCGAGATCGGGCCGATGGCCGGCATCTGGTTCAACGTCACGCTGCGCGGCGACGGGCCCGGCATCCGCATCGGCGAGAACTCAAACATCCAGGACGGCGCGGTGGTCCACGTCGCGTCCTACCGGCGCGGCACGGTGGTCGGCCGCAACGTCACGGTCGGGCATCTGGCGCTGCTGCACGCCTGCACCGTCGAGGACGACGCGTTCATCGGCATGAACTCGACCGTTCTCGACGACGCCGTCGTGCAGAGCGGCGCGATGGTCGCGGCCGGCGCGCTGGTGACGCCCGGCAAGGTCGTGAAGTCGGGCGAGCTGTGGGCCGGCAATCCGGCGCGCAAGATCCGGGAGATCACCGACAAGGACCGGGCGATGTTCCGCCGCTCGGCGCTGCACTACATGGAACTGGCCAAGGCCTACACCGGCCGGCCGAACGTCGTCGACGGCACCGGGCCGGCGCCGCGCGACGAGGATCTGCTGACGCGGTAG
- a CDS encoding acyl-CoA thioesterase → MIVATRRIEIEWGHCDPAGIVFNPRFFEWFDACTAGLFAHVGLRKHEMIARFAFTGFPIVESRAKFLKPAKFGDIVVIESSVLEFRRSSFDVRHQLKNDGALSVEAFETRVWVGPHPDEPGRLKSQPIPEEVLARFRDG, encoded by the coding sequence ATGATCGTGGCGACGCGGCGCATCGAGATCGAGTGGGGCCATTGCGACCCCGCCGGAATCGTCTTCAACCCGCGGTTCTTCGAATGGTTCGACGCCTGCACCGCCGGGCTGTTCGCGCATGTCGGGCTGCGCAAGCACGAGATGATCGCGCGCTTCGCGTTCACCGGCTTCCCGATCGTGGAGTCGCGCGCGAAGTTCCTGAAGCCCGCGAAGTTCGGCGATATCGTCGTCATCGAGAGCTCGGTGCTGGAGTTCCGCCGCTCGAGCTTCGACGTGCGCCACCAGCTCAAGAACGACGGCGCGTTGTCGGTCGAGGCGTTCGAGACGCGCGTCTGGGTCGGCCCGCACCCGGACGAACCCGGTAGACTGAAGTCGCAGCCGATCCCCGAGGAGGTGTTGGCGCGCTTCCGCGACGGGTAG
- the mmsB gene encoding 3-hydroxyisobutyrate dehydrogenase, with the protein MARIGFIGLGNMGGPMAANLLKAQHAVAAFDLSDKAVAAAVEKGATRAATVADAVRGAEVVVTMLPAGKHVREVYEGAVLAAAAKGALLIDCSTIDVDSARAVAAAAAKAGLDMVDAPVSGGVGGATAGTLTFMVGGPDAAFKRAEPFLRQMGKNIVHAGGSGNGQAAKICNNMILGVSMIAVSEAFTLAKRLGLDAQKLFDVASTSSGQCWSLTTYCPVPGPVPTSPANRDYAAGFTGAMMLKDLQLAQEAARATGATTPLGASAAQLYSLFAASGRSAEDFSGIIRMLDGK; encoded by the coding sequence ATGGCTAGGATCGGTTTCATCGGCCTCGGCAACATGGGCGGGCCGATGGCGGCCAATCTGCTGAAGGCGCAGCACGCCGTGGCGGCGTTCGATCTCAGCGACAAGGCGGTCGCCGCCGCCGTCGAGAAGGGCGCCACCCGCGCCGCGACCGTCGCCGACGCGGTGCGCGGCGCCGAGGTCGTCGTCACGATGCTGCCGGCCGGCAAGCACGTGCGCGAGGTCTACGAGGGCGCGGTGCTCGCCGCGGCGGCCAAGGGCGCGCTGCTGATCGACTGCTCCACCATCGACGTCGACAGCGCGCGCGCGGTCGCCGCCGCGGCGGCCAAGGCCGGCCTGGACATGGTCGACGCGCCGGTGTCCGGCGGCGTCGGCGGCGCGACCGCCGGCACGCTCACCTTCATGGTCGGCGGACCGGACGCCGCCTTCAAGCGGGCGGAACCGTTCCTGCGGCAGATGGGCAAGAACATCGTGCACGCCGGCGGCTCGGGTAACGGCCAGGCCGCGAAGATCTGCAACAACATGATCCTCGGCGTGTCGATGATCGCGGTGTCGGAGGCGTTCACCCTGGCAAAGCGGCTCGGCCTGGACGCGCAGAAGCTGTTCGACGTGGCCTCCACGTCCTCCGGCCAATGCTGGTCGCTGACGACCTATTGCCCGGTGCCCGGCCCGGTGCCGACCTCGCCGGCCAACCGCGACTACGCGGCCGGGTTCACCGGCGCGATGATGCTGAAGGACCTGCAGCTCGCGCAGGAGGCGGCGCGCGCCACGGGCGCCACCACGCCGCTCGGCGCCAGCGCCGCCCAGCTCTACAGCCTGTTCGCGGCGTCCGGCCGGTCGGCGGAGGATTTCTCCGGCATCATCCGCATGCTCGACGGCAAGTGA
- a CDS encoding RidA family protein, with the protein MTTTLQPADWSRPKGFSHGMVVDAPGRWVVLAGQTGHADGAGYPEDFAAQTRVALERIVRLLREAGAGPEHIVRLNWYITDRAAYFAAGAGVAAAWREVLGRQFPTSTLLFVSGLIDEQAKVEIEVTAFVPN; encoded by the coding sequence ATGACGACGACGTTGCAGCCGGCCGACTGGTCGCGGCCGAAGGGCTTCTCCCACGGCATGGTGGTCGACGCGCCCGGCCGCTGGGTGGTGCTGGCCGGCCAGACCGGCCACGCCGACGGCGCCGGCTATCCGGAGGATTTCGCCGCCCAGACGCGGGTGGCGCTGGAGCGCATCGTCCGCCTGTTGCGCGAGGCCGGCGCCGGACCGGAGCACATCGTGCGGCTGAACTGGTACATCACCGATCGCGCCGCGTACTTCGCCGCCGGCGCGGGTGTCGCCGCGGCGTGGCGCGAGGTGCTCGGCCGCCAGTTCCCGACGTCGACCCTGCTGTTCGTCTCGGGGCTGATCGACGAGCAGGCGAAGGTCGAGATCGAGGTCACGGCCTTCGTGCCGAACTGA
- a CDS encoding aspartate aminotransferase family protein: METESGFWSRARRHLIRFGADFHPYVVERAAGSFLFDSKGRRILDFASGQMSAVLGHSHPEIVDTVRHWIGELDHLYSAILSRPVVDLAETLAKLAPGRLDRVLLLSTGGESNDAAIRMAKLATGGFEIVGLSRSWHGVTGAASAATYNASRRGYGPVAPGSIVIPSPDPYRPRFGSADSYDWRAELDYAFELVDRQSSGALAAAIAEPILSSGGVIEPPEGYFVALQAKCRERGMLLIFDEAQTGLGRTGTLFACERDGVAPDLLTLSKTLGAGLPLAAVLATPEVEEICHERGFLFYTTHANDPLPAAVGLKVLEIVLRDRLAERARTAGARLRAGLESLMQRYDCVGDIRGRGLLLGMELVKDRRTKTPAPELTTAVLERCLELGMATSAVRGGLGVFRIAPPLTISDDEIDLGLSIFDQALRERAG, from the coding sequence ATGGAGACGGAGTCCGGATTCTGGTCGCGCGCCCGGCGGCACCTCATCCGCTTCGGCGCCGATTTCCATCCGTACGTCGTCGAGCGCGCCGCCGGCAGTTTCCTGTTCGATTCGAAGGGCCGGCGCATCCTCGATTTCGCGTCCGGCCAGATGAGCGCCGTGCTCGGCCACAGCCATCCGGAGATCGTCGACACGGTCCGCCACTGGATCGGCGAGCTCGACCATCTCTACAGCGCGATCCTGTCGCGGCCCGTGGTCGATCTGGCGGAGACGCTCGCGAAGCTCGCGCCGGGCAGGCTCGACCGCGTGCTGCTGCTCAGCACCGGCGGCGAGTCGAACGACGCCGCCATCCGCATGGCCAAGCTGGCGACCGGCGGCTTCGAGATCGTCGGCCTCAGCCGCTCCTGGCACGGCGTCACCGGCGCCGCCTCGGCCGCGACCTACAACGCCTCGCGCCGCGGCTACGGACCGGTCGCGCCGGGGTCGATCGTGATCCCGTCGCCCGACCCCTACCGGCCGCGCTTCGGTTCCGCCGACAGCTACGACTGGCGCGCCGAGCTGGACTACGCCTTCGAGCTGGTCGACCGGCAATCCTCCGGCGCGCTGGCGGCCGCCATCGCCGAGCCGATCCTGAGCTCGGGCGGCGTGATCGAGCCGCCGGAGGGTTACTTCGTGGCGCTGCAGGCGAAGTGCCGGGAGCGCGGCATGCTGCTGATCTTCGACGAGGCGCAGACGGGCCTGGGGCGCACCGGCACGCTGTTCGCCTGCGAGCGCGACGGTGTCGCCCCCGATCTGCTGACGCTGTCCAAGACGCTCGGCGCCGGCCTGCCGCTCGCCGCCGTGCTGGCGACGCCGGAGGTCGAGGAGATCTGCCACGAGCGCGGATTCCTGTTCTACACCACGCACGCCAACGATCCGCTGCCGGCGGCCGTCGGGTTGAAGGTGCTGGAGATCGTGCTGCGCGACCGGCTGGCCGAGCGGGCGCGGACCGCCGGCGCGCGTCTCCGCGCCGGACTGGAGTCCCTGATGCAGCGCTACGACTGCGTCGGCGACATCCGCGGCCGCGGACTGCTGCTCGGCATGGAGCTGGTCAAGGACCGCCGGACCAAGACGCCTGCGCCGGAGCTGACCACGGCGGTGCTCGAGCGCTGTCTGGAGCTGGGCATGGCGACCAGCGCGGTCCGCGGCGGCCTGGGCGTGTTCCGCATCGCCCCGCCGCTGACCATCAGCGACGACGAGATCGACCTCGGTCTGTCGATCTTCGACCAGGCCCTGCGCGAGCGCGCCGGATAG